One genomic region from Arthrobacter pigmenti encodes:
- the trpA gene encoding tryptophan synthase subunit alpha → MTTTISSKAAAAIEKARSEGRTALIGYLPAGFPDVETTIEAGIAMAENGVDLIEIGIPYSDPVMDGRVIQEATVEALANGFAVRQIFDVVAGITSRADVAVLVMTYWNPVMRFGVREFAGRLAEAGGAGLITPDLIPDEAAEWIAASDEFGLDRVFLVAPSTSPERMEMTVRATRGFVYAVSIMGITGARASVSSAAREVVAAAHSAGAERACVGLGVSTAEHVREIGAYADGVIVGTALVAALRDGGVSAVTELTKSLRSGSPKG, encoded by the coding sequence GTGACTACCACCATTTCCAGCAAAGCTGCGGCAGCAATCGAGAAGGCACGGTCGGAAGGCCGTACCGCACTGATCGGTTACCTGCCGGCCGGCTTTCCGGACGTCGAAACCACGATCGAAGCCGGCATCGCAATGGCGGAGAACGGCGTGGACCTCATCGAGATAGGCATCCCGTACTCCGACCCGGTCATGGATGGACGGGTCATCCAGGAGGCCACCGTCGAAGCACTGGCCAACGGGTTCGCTGTCCGCCAGATCTTCGATGTGGTCGCAGGTATCACCAGCCGCGCGGACGTGGCTGTGCTGGTCATGACTTACTGGAACCCGGTCATGCGTTTCGGCGTCCGCGAGTTTGCGGGCAGGCTCGCCGAAGCGGGCGGGGCAGGGCTCATCACCCCGGACCTGATTCCCGACGAGGCCGCAGAATGGATCGCAGCGTCCGACGAATTCGGCCTGGACCGCGTTTTTCTCGTGGCGCCCTCCACCTCGCCTGAACGCATGGAAATGACTGTGCGGGCCACGCGGGGGTTCGTCTACGCGGTCTCGATCATGGGCATCACCGGTGCGCGGGCTTCGGTCAGTTCCGCGGCGCGGGAAGTCGTGGCGGCGGCGCACAGCGCGGGGGCAGAACGGGCCTGCGTAGGTCTTGGCGTCTCCACCGCCGAACATGTCCGTGAGATCGGAGCCTATGCCGACGGCGTGATTGTCGGTACAGCGCTTGTTGCGGCGCTCCGCGACGGCGGCGTTTCCGCTGTCACCGAATTGACCAAGAGCCTGCGCTCCGGTTCCCCGAAGGGCTGA
- the pyk gene encoding pyruvate kinase: protein MRRAKIVATFGPAIASYENTLAVLDAGVDVARMNMSHGDHSVHNQTYEFVRKAAEELGRPVGIFADLQGPKIRLGRFADGPHMLLPGDIFTITTEDVEGTSELCSTTHKGLPKDVNVGDTLLIDDGKVALRAIEVDDTRVKTEVTVGGAVSNNKGINLPGVAVNVPALSDKDEEDLRWAIQRGVDMVALSFVRNAADVERVHEIMDEEGRRVPVIAKIEKPQAVDAIEEIIDAFDAIMVARGDLGVELPLQDVPIVQKRAIELARRWAKPVIVATQVLESMIDNPRPTRAEASDCANAVLDGADAVMLSGETSVGKYPIDTVRTMADIIESTEKHGLDRVPPLGSKPKTRGGAITRAAVEISDQLDAKYICTFTQSGDSARRLSRLRPTKPVFAFTPVQSTLNTMSLIWGVQPMLVEFAEHTDQMTAQVDRVLFEQKLVELNDLVVIAAGSPPGQAGSTNSIKVHKVGDIADAGQLPEGYTPSKEKVGPWPVKNSRQ, encoded by the coding sequence ATGAGACGCGCAAAGATAGTTGCCACATTCGGACCGGCGATCGCAAGCTACGAGAACACGCTCGCAGTGCTTGATGCCGGTGTGGATGTCGCCCGAATGAATATGAGCCACGGGGATCATTCCGTGCACAACCAGACCTATGAGTTTGTACGCAAGGCGGCGGAGGAGCTCGGCCGTCCGGTCGGCATTTTCGCCGACCTGCAGGGCCCGAAGATCCGTCTGGGACGTTTCGCGGACGGACCGCACATGCTCCTGCCCGGCGACATCTTCACAATTACCACCGAAGACGTCGAAGGAACCTCTGAGCTGTGCTCGACCACGCACAAGGGGCTGCCGAAGGACGTCAACGTCGGGGACACGCTCCTGATCGACGACGGCAAGGTGGCGCTGCGTGCGATCGAGGTTGACGACACGCGCGTCAAGACCGAAGTTACGGTGGGCGGTGCGGTTTCCAACAACAAGGGAATCAATCTCCCCGGAGTCGCGGTCAACGTTCCGGCGCTGAGCGACAAGGATGAAGAAGATCTACGCTGGGCAATCCAGCGCGGCGTCGACATGGTGGCGCTGTCCTTCGTGCGAAACGCCGCCGACGTCGAACGCGTGCACGAGATCATGGACGAGGAAGGACGCCGTGTTCCGGTGATCGCCAAGATCGAGAAGCCGCAGGCGGTGGACGCGATCGAGGAAATCATCGACGCGTTCGATGCGATCATGGTTGCCCGTGGGGACCTGGGCGTGGAATTGCCGCTGCAGGACGTCCCGATCGTGCAGAAGCGCGCGATTGAACTGGCACGCCGCTGGGCGAAGCCGGTCATTGTGGCCACCCAGGTTCTTGAGTCGATGATCGACAATCCGCGTCCCACGCGTGCTGAAGCATCGGATTGTGCCAATGCGGTGCTTGACGGTGCCGACGCAGTGATGCTGTCGGGCGAGACCAGCGTGGGCAAATACCCGATCGACACAGTCCGCACAATGGCGGACATCATTGAGTCGACTGAGAAGCATGGCCTGGACCGCGTGCCTCCGCTTGGCAGCAAGCCGAAGACCCGCGGTGGAGCAATCACGCGGGCAGCGGTCGAGATCTCCGACCAGCTTGATGCAAAGTACATTTGTACTTTCACCCAGTCCGGTGATTCCGCGCGGCGGCTCTCGAGGCTGCGCCCGACCAAACCGGTCTTCGCGTTCACGCCAGTGCAATCCACCCTGAATACCATGTCACTGATCTGGGGTGTCCAGCCGATGCTCGTGGAGTTCGCCGAGCACACCGACCAGATGACCGCACAGGTTGATCGCGTCCTGTTCGAACAGAAGCTGGTTGAGCTGAATGACCTTGTGGTGATCGCTGCCGGCTCGCCTCCCGGACAGGCCGGCTCGACTAACTCAATCAAGGTGCACAAGGTGGGCGACATCGCCGACGCCGGCCAGCTCCCCGAGGGTTACACGCCCAGCAAGGAGAAGGTCGGTCCCTGGCCCGTGAAAAACTCCCGCCAGTAG
- the gltB gene encoding glutamate synthase large subunit, which yields MTAPNGITAPATVKAGNSSAAESPFTRFADYPEATGLYNPENEKDACGLAVIATLRGEPGHDIVDAALTALRNLEHRGAVGADEGTGDGAGLLTQVPDEFFRAVVDFDLPAAGMYAVGTAFLPAEAKEEATARAGLEALAESEGLLVLGWREVPITADLIGAMARACMPHFVQLFLAPVNSDARDLDARAFRFRKRAQNKYGVYFPSLSSRTMVYKGMLTTAQLEPFYPDLSDPRFKTKLGIVHSRFSTNTFPSWPLAQPFRAIAHNGEINTVKGNRNWMRARQSQLAHPLLGESPEELFPICTPGASDSASFDEVAELLMLAGRPITHAIMMMIPEAWENHASMDPARRAFYQYHSMLMEPWDGPAAVSFTDGRLVGAVLDRNGLRPARYWVMEDGLVVLASEVGVIDVEASKVVRKGRVSPGKMFLVDTEDGRIIEDQEVKAEIAAANPWGEWVKENLIDLKDLPEREHVVHTKASINRRQRTFGYTQEELRILLGPMAKAGAEPLGAMGSDTPVAVLSKRPRLLFDYFVQSFAQVTNPPLDAIREELVTSMGVTIGPDGNLLSASQVHAKQIALNFPVINNDELAKIANLESDDGDRLTVRIRGLYRVDGGEASLRARLAEICEQVSSAINRGIQFVVLSDRDSNAQWAPIPSLLLTSAVHHHLLKSANRTKTSLVVEAGDVREVHHVAVLIGYGASAINPYLAMESCEELVRNGDIRGVTAEQAVANLIKGLGKGVLKIMSKMGISTVSSYCGAQTFEALGLSQELVDEYFHGTQTQLGGVGLDVVAAEAAARHENAYPEDGIEDPYRSLDNGGEYQWRREGPPHLFNPETVFRLQHATRERRYDIFKSYTRGVDDQSRELMTLRGLLGFKKGLRPAVPLEEVEPVSSIVKRFSTGAMSYGSISQEAHETLAIAMNRIGAKSNTGEGGEDVDRLLDPERRSAIKQVASGRFGVTSLYLTNADDIQIKMAQGAKPGEGGQLMSQKVYPWVARTRHSTPGVALISPPPHHDIYSIEDLAQLIYDLKRANTSARVHVKLVSEVGIGTVAAGVTKAKADVVLISGHDGGTGASPLNSLKHAGVPWELGVAETQQTLMMNGLRDRVVVQVDGQLKTGRDVLIAALLGGEEFGFATAPLVVSGCIMMRVCHLDTCPVGVATQNPELRSRFTGKPEFVVNFFEFIAEEVRELLAELGFRTLNEAIGHSEVLDVQKAVDHWKADGLDLDPILRGNEFGDDAPLRNMLPQNHELDQHFDNKLIDMSSDALNHRAPVRITVDVVNTDRSVGTMLGHEVTRCFGVETLATDTIDVTLTGQAGQSLGAFLPAGITLRLFGDSNDYVGKGLSGGRIIVRPDRANVFAAHRNVIAGNVIGYGATSGEIFLRGQVGERFLVRNSGATAVVEGIGDHGCEYMTGGQTLILGRTGRNFGAGMSGGTAYVLDLEEHRMNTQALSSGELALVELDAEDVEIVRQLLIKHLEETESPLAAALLDDFEGTVPRLTKVLPRDYARVLDARAAAIEEGLDPDGEEVWNRILEVTGG from the coding sequence ATGACTGCACCCAATGGCATCACTGCACCAGCCACCGTTAAGGCCGGCAACTCCTCCGCGGCCGAATCACCGTTCACCCGTTTCGCGGACTATCCCGAAGCCACGGGCCTGTACAACCCGGAGAATGAGAAGGACGCCTGCGGCCTGGCCGTCATCGCGACGCTGCGCGGCGAACCCGGCCATGACATCGTCGACGCCGCACTCACCGCCCTGCGCAACCTCGAGCACCGTGGCGCGGTCGGTGCCGATGAGGGTACGGGGGACGGCGCCGGGCTGCTGACTCAGGTCCCTGACGAGTTCTTTCGCGCCGTCGTCGACTTCGATCTTCCCGCTGCCGGCATGTACGCGGTCGGCACCGCGTTCCTGCCCGCCGAGGCCAAGGAAGAGGCAACTGCCCGTGCAGGGCTTGAGGCCCTCGCCGAATCCGAGGGCCTGCTCGTTCTCGGCTGGCGGGAAGTACCTATCACCGCGGACCTGATCGGCGCGATGGCCAGGGCGTGCATGCCCCACTTCGTCCAGTTGTTCCTCGCACCCGTGAACAGCGACGCCAGGGACCTCGACGCGCGTGCGTTCCGGTTCCGGAAGCGTGCCCAGAACAAGTACGGTGTGTACTTCCCGTCCCTGTCCTCGCGCACCATGGTCTATAAGGGAATGCTCACCACGGCCCAGCTTGAGCCGTTCTACCCGGACCTGTCCGATCCCCGGTTCAAGACCAAGCTCGGTATCGTGCATTCACGGTTCTCCACCAATACCTTCCCGTCCTGGCCCCTGGCCCAGCCGTTCCGTGCCATCGCGCACAACGGCGAGATCAACACCGTCAAGGGCAACCGCAACTGGATGCGTGCCCGCCAGTCCCAGCTGGCGCACCCGCTTCTGGGCGAGTCGCCCGAGGAACTGTTCCCGATCTGCACGCCCGGTGCGTCGGACTCCGCCTCCTTCGACGAGGTAGCCGAGCTGCTCATGCTCGCGGGCCGTCCGATCACGCACGCGATCATGATGATGATCCCGGAGGCATGGGAAAACCACGCCTCCATGGACCCCGCCCGGCGGGCCTTCTACCAGTACCACTCCATGCTGATGGAGCCCTGGGATGGCCCCGCCGCCGTCTCGTTCACTGACGGGCGCCTTGTGGGCGCCGTGCTTGACCGCAATGGGCTGCGTCCTGCCCGTTACTGGGTCATGGAAGACGGACTCGTGGTGCTCGCCTCCGAGGTGGGGGTTATCGACGTCGAAGCATCGAAGGTAGTCCGGAAGGGACGTGTCTCCCCGGGCAAGATGTTCCTGGTGGACACCGAGGACGGCCGGATCATCGAGGACCAGGAGGTCAAGGCCGAGATCGCAGCGGCGAACCCGTGGGGCGAGTGGGTCAAGGAGAACCTGATCGACCTGAAGGACCTGCCCGAGCGCGAGCATGTGGTTCACACCAAAGCCTCCATCAACCGTCGTCAGCGCACCTTCGGGTACACGCAGGAGGAGTTGCGCATCCTGCTCGGCCCGATGGCGAAAGCGGGCGCCGAACCCCTGGGAGCCATGGGCTCGGATACGCCGGTTGCCGTGCTGTCGAAGCGCCCACGGCTTCTGTTCGACTACTTCGTGCAGTCCTTCGCGCAGGTCACCAATCCACCCCTTGACGCCATCCGCGAGGAACTGGTCACCTCGATGGGCGTCACGATCGGCCCGGATGGAAACCTCCTGTCCGCAAGCCAGGTGCATGCGAAGCAGATCGCCCTGAACTTTCCAGTCATCAACAACGATGAACTGGCGAAGATCGCCAATCTGGAGTCCGACGACGGCGATCGCCTCACGGTGCGCATCCGCGGGCTCTACCGGGTTGACGGCGGCGAAGCGTCCCTTCGGGCGCGGCTGGCCGAAATTTGTGAGCAGGTCTCAAGCGCCATCAACCGCGGAATCCAGTTCGTGGTGCTCTCCGATCGCGATTCAAATGCTCAGTGGGCGCCGATTCCGTCGCTGCTGCTGACCTCGGCGGTGCATCACCACCTGCTCAAGAGCGCAAACCGCACCAAGACCTCCCTGGTCGTGGAAGCCGGAGATGTGCGGGAAGTGCACCACGTTGCTGTGCTCATCGGTTACGGCGCCTCCGCCATCAACCCGTACCTCGCGATGGAGAGCTGTGAGGAACTGGTCCGCAACGGCGACATCCGCGGAGTTACTGCAGAGCAGGCCGTGGCGAACCTGATCAAGGGACTCGGCAAGGGCGTCCTGAAGATCATGTCCAAGATGGGCATTTCAACGGTCAGCTCGTATTGCGGCGCCCAGACGTTCGAGGCACTGGGGCTTTCGCAGGAACTCGTCGACGAATACTTCCATGGCACGCAGACCCAGCTGGGCGGCGTGGGGCTGGACGTCGTCGCCGCGGAGGCTGCCGCCCGCCACGAGAACGCGTACCCTGAGGACGGAATCGAGGACCCGTACCGGAGCCTTGATAACGGCGGCGAGTACCAGTGGCGCCGCGAAGGCCCACCGCACCTGTTCAATCCCGAGACTGTCTTCCGGCTGCAGCATGCCACTCGTGAACGCCGCTATGACATCTTCAAGTCCTACACGCGCGGTGTTGACGACCAGTCCCGCGAGCTCATGACCCTCCGTGGCCTGCTCGGATTCAAGAAGGGTCTCCGTCCGGCTGTTCCGCTGGAAGAGGTCGAGCCGGTTTCGAGCATCGTGAAGCGGTTCTCCACCGGTGCGATGAGCTACGGATCCATCTCGCAGGAAGCACACGAGACACTCGCCATTGCGATGAACCGGATCGGTGCCAAGTCCAACACGGGCGAGGGCGGCGAAGATGTGGACCGGCTGCTGGACCCGGAGCGGCGGTCAGCCATCAAGCAGGTTGCTTCCGGCCGGTTCGGCGTTACGAGTCTTTACCTGACCAACGCGGACGATATCCAGATCAAGATGGCCCAGGGCGCCAAACCCGGCGAGGGCGGCCAGCTGATGAGCCAGAAGGTATACCCGTGGGTGGCACGGACGCGTCATTCGACGCCCGGCGTGGCACTGATCTCGCCTCCGCCGCACCACGACATCTATTCCATCGAGGACCTGGCGCAGCTGATCTACGACCTCAAGCGAGCCAATACTTCCGCCCGCGTACACGTGAAGCTTGTGTCCGAGGTGGGTATCGGCACGGTTGCCGCAGGCGTGACCAAGGCCAAGGCCGACGTCGTTCTCATCTCAGGGCACGACGGCGGAACGGGTGCCAGCCCGCTCAACTCGCTGAAGCATGCCGGTGTGCCCTGGGAACTGGGCGTCGCCGAAACCCAACAGACGCTCATGATGAACGGACTGCGCGACCGCGTGGTGGTCCAGGTTGACGGGCAACTGAAGACCGGCCGCGACGTGCTCATTGCTGCGCTTTTGGGAGGCGAGGAGTTCGGCTTTGCGACTGCGCCGCTCGTTGTTTCGGGCTGCATCATGATGCGCGTCTGCCACCTTGATACCTGTCCGGTAGGTGTTGCCACCCAGAACCCGGAGCTGCGCAGCCGTTTCACCGGGAAGCCTGAGTTCGTTGTGAACTTCTTCGAGTTCATTGCCGAGGAAGTCCGTGAACTCCTGGCCGAGCTGGGCTTCCGCACACTGAATGAGGCGATTGGGCACAGCGAGGTGCTGGACGTCCAGAAGGCCGTGGACCACTGGAAGGCCGACGGCCTGGACCTCGATCCGATCCTGCGCGGCAACGAGTTCGGTGACGATGCGCCGTTGCGGAACATGTTGCCGCAGAATCACGAGCTGGATCAGCACTTCGACAACAAGCTGATCGACATGAGCAGCGATGCGTTGAACCACCGTGCGCCCGTGCGGATCACGGTGGACGTCGTCAATACGGACCGCTCCGTGGGCACCATGCTTGGACACGAGGTGACGCGGTGCTTCGGAGTGGAGACACTCGCCACGGACACCATCGACGTCACGCTCACCGGTCAGGCCGGGCAATCCCTCGGCGCATTCCTGCCCGCCGGCATCACCCTGCGTTTGTTCGGAGATTCGAACGACTACGTGGGTAAGGGTCTCTCCGGGGGCCGGATCATAGTCCGTCCTGACCGGGCGAACGTGTTTGCCGCCCACCGCAACGTCATCGCGGGCAACGTCATCGGCTACGGCGCCACGAGCGGTGAGATCTTTCTCCGCGGCCAGGTGGGGGAGCGGTTCCTCGTGCGCAATTCGGGTGCAACCGCCGTCGTCGAAGGCATTGGCGATCATGGCTGCGAATACATGACCGGCGGGCAGACGCTCATCCTTGGGCGAACCGGCAGGAACTTCGGAGCTGGCATGTCCGGGGGGACCGCCTACGTGCTGGACCTTGAAGAGCACCGAATGAATACCCAGGCCCTGAGCAGCGGGGAACTCGCGCTCGTGGAGCTGGACGCCGAAGACGTTGAGATTGTCCGCCAGCTCCTTATCAAGCATCTGGAGGAAACGGAGTCCCCGCTCGCCGCTGCGCTGCTTGACGACTTCGAAGGTACTGTTCCGCGGTTGACGAAGGTTCTCCCACGGGATTATGCACGGGTTCTCGACGCGCGGGCCGCAGCCATTGAAGAGGGTCTCGATCCTGACGGAGAAGAGGTCTGGAACAGGATTTTGGAGGTTACCGGTGGCTGA
- the trpB gene encoding tryptophan synthase subunit beta: MTDTPHPQPGVEDAAEAFLSGENAGGSLQHAQGPYFGAYGGRWMPESLIAALDELEETFDNAKTDPDFLAQVAELNRSYSGRPSLLTEARRFSEHAGGVRVFLKREDLNHTGSHKINNVLGQALLAKRMGKTRVIAETGAGQHGVASATAAALLGLECVVYMGAEDCRRQALNVARMQLLGAEVIPVTNGSQTLKDAINDALRDWVANVHTTHYLLGTAAGAHPFPAMVRYFHEVIGDEAREQILEATGQLPDAVCACIGGGSNAIGIFHGFLDDQGVELYGFEAGGDGVETGRHAATITLGRPGVLHGARSYLMQDDDGQTIESHSISAGLDYPGVGPEHSYLADIGRVTYEPITDAEAMEAFSLLCRTEGIIPAIESAHALAGALKVGRRLAETGSAAEKVVLVNLSGRGDKDVATAAEWFDLLPEDSAESEIGQEGEQL, encoded by the coding sequence ATGACCGACACGCCACATCCACAGCCCGGTGTCGAAGACGCTGCCGAAGCGTTCCTCTCCGGGGAAAACGCCGGCGGCTCTCTGCAGCACGCCCAGGGTCCCTACTTCGGCGCATACGGCGGGCGTTGGATGCCCGAGTCGCTGATCGCGGCACTGGATGAGCTGGAGGAGACGTTCGACAACGCGAAAACGGATCCGGACTTCCTGGCGCAGGTCGCTGAGCTCAACCGGAGCTACTCCGGCAGGCCATCCCTGCTGACGGAGGCGCGCCGGTTCTCAGAGCACGCCGGCGGCGTGCGGGTTTTCCTCAAGCGCGAGGACCTGAACCACACCGGGTCCCACAAGATCAATAATGTCCTTGGCCAGGCACTGCTCGCCAAGCGCATGGGCAAAACCCGCGTGATCGCAGAGACCGGCGCCGGACAGCACGGAGTTGCCAGCGCTACCGCTGCCGCCTTGCTCGGACTCGAGTGCGTTGTCTACATGGGCGCGGAAGATTGCCGCCGGCAGGCCCTGAACGTGGCGCGCATGCAGCTCCTGGGAGCGGAAGTCATACCGGTTACCAACGGATCACAGACGCTCAAGGACGCCATCAACGACGCCCTGCGCGACTGGGTGGCTAACGTTCACACAACGCACTACCTGCTTGGCACCGCCGCTGGAGCCCACCCTTTCCCCGCCATGGTCCGGTACTTCCACGAGGTGATCGGCGATGAGGCGCGGGAGCAGATCCTCGAAGCGACCGGCCAACTGCCCGACGCCGTCTGCGCCTGCATCGGCGGCGGCTCAAACGCCATCGGGATCTTCCACGGCTTCCTTGATGACCAGGGCGTCGAGTTGTACGGATTCGAGGCCGGCGGCGACGGCGTCGAAACCGGCCGGCACGCAGCGACCATCACGCTGGGTCGGCCGGGTGTCCTCCACGGCGCGAGGTCCTACCTGATGCAGGACGACGACGGCCAGACCATCGAGTCGCATTCCATCTCCGCCGGGCTGGACTACCCGGGGGTCGGTCCTGAGCACTCCTACCTCGCCGATATCGGGCGGGTTACCTACGAGCCGATTACCGACGCCGAAGCGATGGAAGCGTTCAGCCTGCTGTGCCGGACGGAAGGCATCATCCCGGCAATCGAGTCGGCACATGCCCTCGCCGGGGCGTTGAAGGTGGGTAGGCGGCTCGCCGAGACCGGGAGTGCAGCCGAGAAGGTTGTCCTGGTGAACCTGTCCGGGCGCGGCGACAAGGATGTGGCCACGGCCGCGGAATGGTTCGACCTGCTGCCGGAAGACAGCGCCGAATCCGAGATCGGGCAGGAAGGGGAGCAGCTGTGA
- a CDS encoding glutamate synthase small subunit produces the protein MADPRGFMKVRERQTQPRRPVPVRIMDWKEVYEAQEKGVLKSQAGRCMDCGIPFCHQGCPLGNLIPEWNDLTWRDKGREAIDRLHATNNFPEFTGRLCPAPCEASCVLGINQPPVTIKQVEVSIIDEAFDNDWVHPHPPERLTGKTIAVVGSGPAGLAAAQQLTRAGHTVAVYERDDRIGGLLRYGIPDFKMEKIQLDRRLEQMRAEGTRFRAGVDVGRDISWDQLRRRYDAVVVATGATIPRDLPIPGRELDGVHFAMDYLVQANRVVAGDEVEDQIHAEGKHVVILGGGDTGADCLGTAHRHKAASVTTLAIGQQPPAERAAHQPWPTFPTLFEVASAHEEGGERTYLASTVEFVGENGRLKAVKVAETEFVNGRRVPKAGTERDIPADLVFLSLGFTGPEPARITEQLDAEFDDRGNVGRDGYYMTNTPGIFVAGDAGRGQSLIVWAIAEGRACAAAVDQWLMGRTKLPAPVAPTDRAINVL, from the coding sequence GTGGCTGATCCACGTGGATTCATGAAAGTGCGCGAGCGTCAGACGCAGCCGCGGCGCCCCGTTCCGGTCCGGATCATGGACTGGAAGGAAGTGTACGAGGCCCAGGAGAAGGGCGTCCTGAAAAGCCAGGCCGGCCGCTGCATGGACTGTGGGATCCCGTTCTGCCATCAGGGTTGCCCGTTGGGCAACCTCATTCCCGAGTGGAACGACCTGACGTGGCGGGACAAGGGCCGCGAAGCCATCGACCGGCTCCATGCCACCAACAACTTCCCGGAATTCACCGGGCGCTTGTGCCCGGCACCCTGCGAGGCCTCCTGTGTGCTGGGCATCAACCAGCCGCCGGTGACCATCAAGCAGGTCGAAGTCTCGATCATCGACGAGGCTTTCGACAACGACTGGGTGCATCCCCACCCGCCGGAGCGGCTCACCGGCAAGACTATTGCCGTCGTCGGGTCCGGGCCCGCAGGGCTCGCTGCTGCACAGCAGCTCACCCGGGCAGGACACACCGTTGCGGTGTATGAGCGCGATGACCGGATCGGGGGCCTGCTGCGCTACGGCATTCCCGACTTCAAGATGGAGAAAATCCAGCTCGATCGCCGTCTTGAACAGATGAGGGCTGAAGGCACGCGCTTCCGGGCCGGTGTCGACGTTGGTCGCGACATCAGCTGGGACCAGCTGCGCCGCCGGTACGACGCCGTTGTTGTCGCCACTGGTGCGACCATCCCACGCGACCTGCCCATTCCCGGCCGTGAACTCGACGGCGTGCACTTCGCCATGGACTATCTGGTCCAGGCGAACCGCGTGGTAGCCGGAGATGAGGTCGAGGATCAGATCCACGCCGAGGGAAAGCATGTGGTCATCCTGGGCGGAGGCGACACGGGCGCGGACTGCCTCGGTACGGCGCACCGGCACAAGGCCGCCTCGGTCACCACCCTTGCGATCGGCCAGCAGCCGCCGGCAGAACGCGCCGCGCACCAGCCCTGGCCTACGTTCCCGACGCTCTTCGAGGTTGCCAGCGCCCACGAGGAAGGCGGTGAGCGCACCTACCTGGCGTCAACCGTCGAGTTCGTTGGCGAAAATGGCCGGCTCAAGGCGGTCAAGGTTGCCGAGACGGAGTTCGTCAATGGCCGCCGCGTACCCAAGGCCGGCACTGAGCGGGATATTCCGGCTGACCTGGTGTTCCTGTCGCTGGGCTTCACAGGCCCCGAACCGGCACGGATTACAGAGCAGCTTGATGCCGAATTCGATGATCGCGGTAACGTTGGGCGTGATGGCTATTACATGACCAACACCCCCGGAATTTTCGTCGCTGGAGATGCCGGACGCGGGCAGTCGCTTATCGTGTGGGCGATCGCCGAGGGGCGCGCCTGCGCCGCCGCGGTGGATCAGTGGCTGATGGGCCGCACCAAACTGCCCGCACCGGTGGCACCGACCGACCGCGCTATCAACGTCCTGTAA
- the lgt gene encoding prolipoprotein diacylglyceryl transferase: protein MIPASIPSPPAEWASFTIGPATIHLYALCILAGIVVALLLTSARWKRFGGNPDVVWDVAIWAVPFGLIGGRLYHVFSSPDAYFGPDGDLSRIPRIWEGGLGIWGAVALGAVGAWIGCRRAGVRLSAFADAAAPGVLLAQAIGRWGNWFNQELFGAPTELPWGLEIDADHPNFPPEADPGTLFHPTFLYESLWNLVGVALLLLLDRRFGLRGGRMFWLYAAYYTAGRVWIEALRIDDAELITIFGLTQRLNVWTSILVLVAALVIFVYLTMKQRGTDQTSVYLPGRAPKPTEGDAAGGASAAPSSSSEEGIAGSTGSAGKNPDKHADGEIPAGEDSAKAETIGVEGRNGTGTEVQPSDTSAGMRTDHGNLSETKDASGPSASPDAAAEEPRESDSRK from the coding sequence ATGATCCCCGCCAGCATCCCGAGTCCTCCCGCCGAATGGGCGAGCTTCACCATTGGTCCTGCGACAATCCACCTGTATGCGCTGTGCATCCTCGCCGGCATCGTGGTCGCTCTTCTGCTCACGTCCGCGCGGTGGAAGAGATTCGGCGGCAACCCTGACGTGGTGTGGGATGTGGCCATTTGGGCGGTCCCGTTCGGCTTGATCGGTGGGCGGCTCTACCACGTCTTCTCCTCTCCGGATGCCTATTTCGGCCCGGACGGAGACCTGTCGCGGATTCCGCGCATCTGGGAAGGCGGCCTCGGTATCTGGGGAGCAGTTGCCCTTGGAGCGGTGGGTGCGTGGATCGGGTGCCGCCGTGCCGGCGTTCGCCTCTCGGCGTTCGCTGACGCTGCTGCCCCGGGTGTGCTGCTTGCACAGGCCATCGGGCGTTGGGGCAACTGGTTCAACCAGGAACTCTTCGGCGCTCCGACGGAACTGCCGTGGGGTCTCGAGATCGACGCGGACCACCCCAACTTCCCGCCGGAGGCGGACCCGGGAACGTTGTTCCATCCCACGTTCCTGTACGAATCCCTCTGGAACCTGGTCGGGGTCGCGCTGCTGCTCCTGCTCGATCGCAGGTTCGGACTGCGCGGCGGCCGCATGTTCTGGCTGTACGCCGCTTACTACACGGCGGGTCGCGTCTGGATTGAGGCACTGCGGATCGACGACGCTGAACTGATCACCATCTTCGGCCTCACGCAGCGTCTCAACGTCTGGACGAGCATCCTCGTGCTCGTGGCTGCCCTTGTCATCTTCGTCTACCTCACAATGAAGCAGCGGGGAACGGACCAGACGTCCGTCTACCTTCCCGGCAGGGCGCCCAAGCCAACCGAAGGGGATGCTGCCGGCGGGGCATCCGCGGCGCCGTCGTCGTCCTCGGAGGAAGGCATCGCGGGGAGCACCGGCTCCGCCGGTAAAAATCCTGACAAACACGCCGACGGCGAGATTCCCGCCGGCGAAGATTCCGCCAAGGCTGAAACCATCGGCGTGGAAGGACGTAACGGTACGGGAACAGAAGTCCAGCCATCGGACACATCGGCCGGAATGCGGACCGACCATGGTAATCTCTCAGAAACAAAAGACGCCTCAGGCCCATCCGCCTCGCCGGACGCAGCCGCTGAGGAACCCCGGGAATCAGACTCCCGAAAGTAG